In the Grimontia kaedaensis genome, one interval contains:
- a CDS encoding four helix bundle protein, with translation MRQLDFEKLDVWKRSCRLSCDVYKQMDSCKNFGFKDQLTRSALSIASNIAEGEERETANESARFLYIAKGSAGEAITQIYIGIEAGFIDKQIGLALIKEAKEISAMLGALIKRRKGSVRESSPEYESDKGPRS, from the coding sequence ATGCGCCAACTGGATTTCGAAAAGTTAGACGTTTGGAAGCGTAGTTGTCGATTGTCTTGTGATGTCTATAAACAGATGGATAGTTGCAAGAACTTTGGGTTTAAAGACCAACTGACCAGAAGTGCACTATCCATTGCGTCGAACATCGCCGAAGGGGAAGAGCGCGAAACCGCAAATGAGTCTGCAAGGTTTTTATATATTGCGAAAGGCTCTGCTGGCGAAGCGATCACCCAAATCTACATTGGTATAGAAGCAGGCTTTATAGATAAACAAATTGGCTTAGCCCTAATAAAAGAAGCCAAAGAAATATCAGCTATGCTCGGCGCGCTAATCAAACGAAGAAAAGGTTCGGTACGCGAATCCTCTCCGGAATACGAAAGCGATAAGGGTCCTAGGTCCTAG